From the Gramella sp. Hel_I_59 genome, one window contains:
- a CDS encoding acyl-CoA dehydrogenase family protein translates to MPNFADINSGCLKMPEDSRHFPATAMQLLHEQSLLQINLPKKFRVNAERIPIYETLSKIGKCNLSAGRIYEGHLNAIKLIKDHGSESQKEYFFQEARIGRLFSVWNTEMSSEALTAQVSYSKLKLNGAKTFCSGGLQIDHAIITAEVDEDKQMLILPLKEYPKLIEDWSLWNPMGMKNSVSCRIDFSGLEVSSDLKLGKLNVYQQQPWFSGGAMRFAAVQFGGAEALMLSAIDHLNAQNKSSDPYQQQRMGTMAILIESGKFWLQKAQKIDDNQKNYTSAEIVNFADMMRSAILNISEEILQLTERSIGVQGFMENHPMEQVYRDLKVYLKQPGPDLALKNVGAYTFDYYKK, encoded by the coding sequence ATGCCAAACTTTGCAGATATTAATTCAGGTTGTCTAAAGATGCCAGAAGATTCACGGCATTTTCCAGCAACTGCAATGCAATTACTTCATGAACAATCATTGCTGCAAATTAATCTTCCGAAGAAATTTCGGGTAAATGCTGAACGCATACCTATTTATGAAACACTAAGTAAGATTGGCAAATGCAATCTATCTGCAGGGCGTATTTATGAAGGTCATTTAAACGCCATCAAACTAATTAAGGATCATGGATCTGAGTCGCAAAAAGAATATTTTTTCCAGGAGGCCAGAATTGGAAGATTATTTAGCGTATGGAATACAGAAATGAGTTCTGAAGCCCTTACAGCACAAGTAAGTTATAGCAAGCTTAAGCTGAATGGAGCAAAAACTTTTTGTTCAGGAGGATTACAGATTGATCATGCGATCATAACTGCTGAAGTTGATGAGGATAAACAGATGTTGATCCTTCCGCTTAAGGAATATCCGAAACTAATCGAGGACTGGTCCCTGTGGAATCCCATGGGAATGAAAAACTCGGTAAGCTGCCGAATTGATTTTTCCGGCTTAGAAGTGTCAAGCGACCTGAAGCTAGGTAAATTAAATGTTTACCAGCAACAGCCATGGTTCTCGGGTGGCGCCATGCGTTTTGCAGCGGTCCAATTCGGCGGGGCAGAGGCATTGATGCTTTCCGCGATCGATCACCTGAATGCACAAAATAAATCCAGTGACCCGTATCAACAACAGCGTATGGGTACCATGGCGATACTGATTGAATCTGGGAAGTTCTGGTTACAAAAGGCTCAAAAAATAGATGATAATCAGAAAAATTATACTTCAGCTGAAATTGTGAATTTTGCAGATATGATGCGTAGCGCTATTTTAAATATTTCCGAAGAAATTTTACAGCTAACCGAACGTTCCATTGGCGTCCAGGGTTTTATGGAAAATCATCCTATGGAGCAGGTTTACAGGGATCTCAAAGTATATCTCAAACAACCAGGACCAGATCTTGCGCTCAAAAATGTAGGCGCTTATACTTTTGATTATTATAAGAAATGA
- a CDS encoding histone H1 has protein sequence MKELVENIQSTFESFQTEANTQLESGNKSAGTRARKASLELEKLLKEFRKVSVAESKK, from the coding sequence ATGAAAGAACTAGTTGAAAACATTCAGTCAACATTTGAATCATTCCAGACAGAGGCCAATACTCAATTAGAGAGTGGTAATAAAAGTGCTGGTACCAGAGCAAGAAAAGCATCTTTAGAATTAGAAAAACTTCTAAAAGAATTTCGTAAAGTCTCTGTTGCAGAATCAAAAAAGTAA
- a CDS encoding tyrosine-type recombinase/integrase, with the protein MNYSFRLKYPNIDKESLIYFTASFKNEGKTFVYSTGEKIHPRDWDFKNKRPANLSGRRKDAEIRRAIEIQLSRYSNFFIELISRYKTINENLTIEMVKDEFNTEFKKVSKNANDFFKVYELFLEDKRNDNSDQANTETTIKRYEYNKTLLEDFQAHKSYNLRFNTINKDFYNAFIHYSVKTKNHSANTLSRNIGLFKTFMNWSIANKYTYNEEFKSFKNIKRFKTDEIALTKDQVDEIYQFDLKKNEKLKRVRDLFVFGCCTGMRYSNYSKVKKNDISDGFINVIDGKDRSKKLSIPINKYSKEILEKYDYELPRISNQKFNDYLKELFEEMEYDQVIKKTMRYGNDIVETESTYADRISSHTARRSFITIMKNEGVPDKVIMSYTGHKSIEVFNNYYRPNQEHRINFMKNVWS; encoded by the coding sequence ATGAATTATTCTTTTAGGCTTAAATACCCAAACATAGACAAGGAATCTCTTATCTACTTTACAGCTTCATTTAAGAACGAAGGTAAGACCTTTGTCTATTCTACTGGAGAAAAAATACATCCTAGAGATTGGGATTTTAAAAATAAGCGTCCAGCAAATTTATCGGGAAGAAGAAAAGATGCTGAGATTCGAAGAGCTATAGAAATACAGTTATCCAGATACTCTAATTTTTTTATCGAGTTGATTAGCAGATACAAAACGATAAATGAGAATCTGACGATTGAAATGGTAAAGGACGAATTCAATACGGAGTTTAAAAAGGTCAGTAAAAATGCTAATGATTTTTTCAAAGTATATGAATTGTTCTTAGAGGATAAAAGAAATGATAATTCTGATCAAGCCAATACAGAGACAACGATCAAGCGTTATGAGTATAACAAAACTTTACTAGAAGATTTCCAGGCGCATAAATCTTACAATCTTAGATTTAATACCATCAATAAAGATTTCTACAATGCATTTATTCACTATAGTGTAAAAACGAAGAACCATTCTGCAAATACGTTGAGTAGAAATATCGGCCTCTTTAAAACTTTTATGAATTGGTCTATTGCAAACAAATATACCTATAACGAAGAGTTTAAATCATTTAAGAATATCAAGCGTTTCAAGACAGATGAAATTGCGCTTACCAAAGACCAGGTAGACGAGATTTATCAGTTTGATCTTAAAAAGAACGAGAAATTAAAGAGAGTTCGTGATTTATTCGTTTTTGGTTGCTGCACTGGGATGCGCTATTCAAACTATTCTAAGGTGAAGAAAAATGATATCAGTGACGGTTTTATTAATGTCATTGACGGTAAGGATAGATCAAAAAAGCTATCAATACCTATCAATAAATATTCTAAGGAGATTTTAGAAAAATACGACTACGAGCTTCCTAGAATCTCAAATCAAAAGTTTAATGATTATCTAAAGGAGTTGTTTGAGGAAATGGAATATGATCAAGTCATAAAAAAAACGATGCGTTATGGAAACGATATTGTAGAAACCGAGTCCACATATGCAGACAGAATCAGTTCGCATACAGCCAGAAGATCATTTATTACCATTATGAAAAATGAAGGAGTTCCCGATAAGGTTATTATGAGTTATACCGGTCATAAAAGTATAGAGGTTTTCAATAATTACTATAGGCCAAATCAAGAACATAGAATCAATTTTATGAAAAATGTATGGAGTTAA
- a CDS encoding helix-turn-helix domain-containing protein: MNNPFESIQGELSEIKNLVTQLLKKPDEDLSNKLYTLNEAADLLKVDRQTVRNHIDRGTISATFIGRRILIPHKELFDSLNDVKSIKYKR; this comes from the coding sequence ATGAATAATCCATTTGAAAGTATCCAAGGCGAATTATCTGAGATCAAAAACTTAGTTACTCAACTACTAAAAAAGCCCGATGAAGATCTATCCAACAAACTTTATACATTGAACGAAGCAGCAGATCTACTCAAAGTAGATCGGCAAACAGTACGCAACCATATTGACAGGGGAACGATTAGTGCCACTTTCATAGGTAGGAGAATACTCATACCTCATAAGGAGTTATTCGATTCCTTAAACGATGTCAAATCTATTAAATATAAGAGATAA
- a CDS encoding DUF3987 domain-containing protein has product MGAEKQEASHTLRSIRGSNNLSENEFSKNTIDRLDLESDFLNLTEKNENQFPFDIFPKVLQEIIFEASNKYQFSIDYLGAGILSASSAAIGISHKVKVKEGWNVKSNLFTVIVGRPGDSKSHALNFCFKPIHIRESELFYRYEQEVLNYEDSLESGQKKLKKPFLEKFLISDYTLEALILSHFYNKRGLYIYVDELHGWIKNFNRYNNSGEAEIYLSLWSGTTISTDRASGKNLRIEDPFVGVIGSTQIAVLKEFAKEGRSANGFMDRLLFAYPENQKTIKWNIDKVDENILQNYFTIISNLIDLKNNENGQANIIPIEESAEKHLFNWQNNRPDEYLFDYERSIEVKLQEYVIRFALILQLIHYASDKKTKNEVQLFAVKGAIRLFEYFYHNAIKVRSEITKKNYLESLTELQKIILAELPKNFTTQAGLKIACKKVDGKPRISERQFKTYLNDRKLFKRVSHGNYEKIL; this is encoded by the coding sequence ATGGGAGCTGAAAAACAAGAAGCCTCCCATACCCTGAGAAGTATAAGAGGCTCGAATAATTTGTCTGAAAACGAATTTAGTAAAAATACAATTGATCGTCTTGACTTAGAAAGTGATTTTTTAAATTTAACCGAGAAAAATGAAAATCAATTTCCCTTTGATATTTTTCCTAAAGTATTACAGGAAATAATTTTTGAGGCTTCTAATAAATATCAATTTTCTATTGACTATTTGGGAGCGGGAATTCTATCAGCTTCTTCAGCTGCAATCGGTATTTCTCATAAAGTTAAAGTAAAAGAGGGATGGAACGTAAAGAGTAATCTATTTACCGTGATAGTTGGGCGGCCAGGAGATTCTAAAAGCCATGCTTTAAACTTTTGTTTCAAACCCATACACATAAGGGAGAGCGAACTTTTTTACAGATACGAACAAGAGGTCCTGAACTATGAAGATAGCCTAGAATCAGGACAAAAGAAACTAAAAAAACCGTTTCTAGAAAAGTTCTTAATCAGTGATTATACATTAGAAGCATTAATTCTATCCCATTTCTATAACAAGAGAGGTCTATATATATATGTAGACGAACTCCACGGATGGATAAAAAATTTTAATAGGTATAATAATTCTGGTGAAGCAGAAATTTATTTGAGCCTGTGGAGCGGAACTACAATATCAACTGACAGGGCATCTGGCAAGAACCTACGCATTGAAGATCCTTTTGTTGGAGTAATTGGAAGCACACAAATTGCAGTTCTCAAAGAATTTGCAAAAGAAGGTAGAAGTGCTAACGGTTTTATGGATCGTTTACTCTTTGCATATCCAGAAAATCAAAAGACTATAAAGTGGAACATAGATAAAGTGGATGAGAATATTTTACAAAACTATTTTACGATAATATCAAATCTAATTGATCTAAAAAATAATGAGAATGGCCAAGCAAATATTATTCCCATCGAAGAGAGTGCTGAGAAACACCTATTTAATTGGCAGAATAATCGGCCAGATGAATATTTATTTGATTACGAAAGGAGCATAGAAGTAAAGCTTCAGGAATATGTAATTCGATTTGCGCTAATACTTCAGCTAATTCATTACGCTTCAGATAAAAAAACTAAAAACGAAGTGCAATTGTTTGCTGTCAAAGGAGCGATACGTTTATTCGAATATTTTTATCATAATGCCATAAAGGTGCGAAGTGAAATTACCAAAAAAAATTATTTGGAATCCTTAACTGAACTTCAGAAAATCATTTTAGCAGAACTTCCAAAAAACTTCACCACTCAAGCCGGTCTAAAAATAGCATGCAAAAAAGTTGATGGTAAACCTAGGATTAGTGAGAGACAATTTAAAACCTATTTGAACGACAGAAAGTTATTTAAAAGAGTATCTCACGGTAATTATGAAAAGATACTGTGA
- a CDS encoding DUF6371 domain-containing protein — protein MYKYTLEKKSIKHICPRCYKKRFVRYVDSETNEYLSHLVGRCDRELNCAYHYPPKYYFKDLSEPYFPILENRVVDPKLELRTSFHNSRELERTLINNGKNNLIQFLHRTFDQLKVAKMLKDYKVGTASNWHNATIFWQIDEEEKIRGGKIISYTQTGKRTKYINWVHAIQIKNRKINSFHLRQCLFGLHLLNHSQKIIAIVESEKTACIMSLLFDKYLWLATGSLGGLTENKLKPIIGRKIILYPDLGVKENSNSPFEQWYLKQKMFEKKGFDIAISDLLERKGTDKHRQKGYDIADYFLDNKNNKPRKIISEQQQKYIEVYMKNQNLKTLIDVFDLLDENGNRINFHN, from the coding sequence ATGTATAAATATACTCTAGAAAAAAAATCGATTAAACACATTTGCCCTAGATGTTATAAAAAAAGGTTCGTAAGATATGTTGATTCTGAAACGAACGAATATTTATCGCACCTAGTCGGTAGATGCGATAGGGAATTGAATTGTGCTTATCACTATCCACCAAAATATTATTTTAAAGATCTTAGTGAGCCTTATTTTCCAATTTTAGAGAATAGAGTTGTTGATCCTAAATTAGAACTGAGGACATCATTTCACAACTCTAGAGAACTTGAACGCACATTGATTAATAATGGGAAAAATAATCTTATTCAATTTTTGCACAGAACATTTGACCAATTAAAAGTAGCTAAAATGCTAAAGGATTATAAAGTAGGAACTGCTTCTAATTGGCACAATGCAACAATTTTTTGGCAAATTGATGAGGAGGAAAAAATTAGAGGTGGAAAAATTATCAGCTATACCCAAACAGGGAAGCGTACGAAATACATCAATTGGGTACACGCCATTCAAATAAAAAATAGAAAAATCAATAGCTTTCATTTAAGGCAATGTCTATTTGGTCTTCATCTCCTTAATCATTCTCAAAAAATTATAGCTATAGTCGAATCAGAGAAAACTGCTTGTATTATGAGCTTACTCTTTGATAAGTATTTATGGTTAGCAACTGGAAGTCTGGGTGGGCTAACAGAGAATAAATTGAAACCAATAATAGGGAGGAAAATAATCCTTTATCCAGATTTAGGTGTGAAAGAAAACTCCAATAGTCCATTTGAACAATGGTATTTAAAACAGAAGATGTTCGAAAAAAAAGGTTTTGATATAGCTATATCAGATTTACTTGAACGAAAAGGAACTGATAAGCATAGGCAAAAGGGTTACGACATCGCAGATTACTTTTTAGATAATAAAAACAATAAACCAAGGAAAATAATATCTGAACAGCAACAAAAGTACATAGAGGTTTATATGAAAAACCAGAACCTAAAAACCTTGATCGATGTATTTGATTTACTTGATGAAAATGGGAACAGGATTAATTTTCATAATTAA
- a CDS encoding BfmA/BtgA family mobilization protein, with product MAKKSILISAYHHKELAKLSEAFGYSYYKLVEEMITYFKKTGINPLDSKNENPSKAVRELDKRLISFIRIQERDILKPLRQEVYDYSQEQKHEIQNSYKILIEELSRIDRYERERANTALAEIKKQRKAVIAIAKLIDAKNKSGILSKINNLFD from the coding sequence ATGGCAAAAAAAAGTATCTTAATTTCAGCATACCACCATAAAGAACTTGCGAAACTATCAGAGGCATTTGGATATAGTTATTACAAATTGGTGGAAGAGATGATAACGTATTTTAAGAAAACAGGCATTAATCCTTTGGATTCAAAGAATGAAAATCCTTCTAAGGCAGTTAGAGAATTGGATAAGAGATTAATATCCTTTATTAGAATACAAGAAAGGGATATTTTAAAACCATTGCGCCAAGAGGTGTATGATTATTCTCAGGAGCAAAAACACGAGATTCAAAATTCTTACAAGATTTTAATAGAAGAACTTAGTAGGATAGATCGTTATGAACGAGAAAGGGCCAATACAGCATTAGCAGAAATTAAGAAACAACGAAAAGCAGTTATAGCTATTGCTAAACTAATCGATGCTAAGAACAAGTCCGGTATATTATCTAAAATCAATAATCTCTTTGATTAA
- a CDS encoding DUF5712 family protein, with the protein MPISKPHSTLGAKNTGSCTLLVNYLNKENQELEATINTKNSLKEITLLENRKQDFFNHQKEDTSPIEVIDSIDRNIKKLGKTDAKYFAPTISFSQAELKHVISLATEKKNIDNVWQLSNSEYGKYNHLLKNYIKEIMDNYAENFNRQNKGLQTGNDLVYYAKIEHFRKFKGTDEEVKRGLYNSGDYKPGLNSHAHIIVSRKDQTQRLKLTPTTKERSTQRSIGGNSYQVGFDRMKWINKNEKSFDTLFNYRRSAIEKFDNQYILKNGSPREKDLLIKKIDESKRLNKQKNVIKRDFKGPKR; encoded by the coding sequence ATGCCTATTAGTAAGCCACATAGTACGCTTGGAGCTAAAAACACTGGAAGTTGCACGTTGCTAGTTAATTATCTCAATAAAGAAAATCAGGAGTTAGAAGCGACAATCAATACAAAGAATAGTTTAAAGGAAATCACTTTACTCGAAAACAGAAAACAAGATTTTTTTAATCATCAAAAGGAAGATACAAGCCCAATTGAGGTGATTGATAGTATTGACCGCAATATTAAAAAACTTGGAAAAACCGATGCAAAGTACTTTGCACCAACGATAAGTTTTAGTCAGGCAGAATTAAAACATGTTATTTCTCTGGCTACTGAAAAGAAAAATATTGATAACGTCTGGCAGCTTAGTAATAGCGAGTATGGAAAATACAATCATCTTTTAAAGAATTATATTAAGGAAATAATGGATAATTACGCCGAGAATTTCAACAGGCAAAATAAAGGATTGCAGACAGGAAATGATCTCGTGTATTACGCCAAAATCGAACACTTTAGAAAATTCAAAGGTACTGATGAAGAAGTTAAGCGAGGTTTATATAATTCAGGAGATTATAAACCTGGACTTAACTCTCATGCTCATATTATCGTAAGTCGCAAAGATCAAACTCAACGATTAAAACTAACACCTACTACCAAAGAAAGGTCTACCCAGCGAAGTATAGGAGGAAATTCTTATCAAGTAGGTTTTGATCGTATGAAATGGATCAATAAGAATGAAAAATCTTTTGATACTCTTTTCAATTATAGAAGATCCGCCATTGAAAAATTTGATAATCAATACATTTTAAAGAATGGTTCTCCTCGGGAAAAAGACCTACTTATCAAAAAAATAGATGAAAGCAAAAGACTTAATAAGCAAAAAAATGTGATAAAAAGAGATTTTAAAGGGCCTAAAAGGTAA
- a CDS encoding type II toxin-antitoxin system ParD family antitoxin: MNISFTKKQEEYISKQVSSGEYQNNSEVIRDALRLHGIYREKVIQDLRKEIELGWDGPDSSMTMDQIIESKRKS; the protein is encoded by the coding sequence ATGAATATTAGTTTCACTAAAAAACAGGAAGAATATATCTCCAAGCAGGTTTCTTCTGGAGAGTACCAGAACAACAGTGAGGTAATTCGAGATGCCCTTAGACTACACGGTATTTACCGAGAAAAAGTTATTCAAGATCTCAGAAAAGAAATTGAACTTGGCTGGGATGGCCCGGATAGTTCCATGACCATGGATCAGATTATTGAATCCAAGCGGAAATCTTAA
- a CDS encoding type II toxin-antitoxin system RelE/ParE family toxin gives MDHYILSKKTQEDINDIYEFGVNKFGQDQAIEYLIGLRTHFELLLKNPLIGKKRDEIKEGLFSFPFISHIVFYRIFNNHIRIVRVLHGSRDIKKFIK, from the coding sequence ATGGATCATTATATTTTATCCAAGAAAACTCAGGAAGATATTAATGATATATATGAATTTGGCGTTAATAAATTTGGCCAGGATCAGGCTATTGAATATCTAATCGGTTTGAGAACTCACTTTGAACTTCTTCTAAAAAATCCACTAATAGGTAAAAAACGTGATGAAATTAAGGAAGGACTATTTAGCTTTCCCTTTATATCTCATATTGTTTTCTACCGGATTTTCAATAATCATATTAGAATAGTTCGGGTACTTCATGGAAGTCGTGACATCAAAAAATTCATAAAGTAA
- a CDS encoding DEAD/DEAH box helicase family protein yields the protein MMGNKISESDTRANFIDPKLVENQWEPIHIVREYYFTDGRKLLGNKRGKRLFLDYLLKFNSKNLAIVEAKKLDDHPTKGLQQALEYAEKLKINFVYATNGKRIYEFDRRSGKGDYIENFPTPQSLYDRLFRKKNKLKEKLHNVPFLLTGNFAPRYYQEIAVNKVMEHIADGDKRMLLTLATGTGKTFISFQIVHKLLQTKWNLDGDDRRPRVLFLADRNVLADQAINTFNPYENDVIKIDGEEIRKRNGVVPTNAFIFFAIYQAIAEREDIGGYYKEYPEDFFDLIVIDECHRGSANEEGSWRAILDHFSPAVHLGLTATPKRDDNVDTYKYFGKPIYEYSLKEGIQDGFLTPYKVKRITTNIDEYIHTNDSKVIQGEVTKDRYEISDYNKNITINQRTDLEAKIILEQIGEMEKSIVFCSNQDHALDLRDYINKHKKVSDPNYCVRVTSDEGKNGRDFLEAFQDNDRDIPVILTSSKMLTTGVDARNVRNVILTAPIGSMVEFKQIIGRGTRIFEGKDFFTIIDFVGATNLFYDANWDGEPEDPADGGEGYGKEKQERKKRIRLEAKEDQEDYERKEKLIVELSNGRQLKVTDIDVRYIDENGKPLTVREFLERLVGELPAIYKDEAHLRKIWSNPDTRADLLTKLGDLGFDNVQLNDLRDMIATPDCDIFDVLSHISFSSELMTRKQRVKFVKDDVQFFEVYKNLEAKDFLEFVLKHYEEYGIEELQRDKLGDLVKLKLGTSKDAKTAFGDMKTLLGAYYKLQENIYRAG from the coding sequence ATGATGGGAAATAAGATATCTGAATCTGATACCAGGGCAAATTTTATTGATCCTAAGTTGGTTGAAAATCAATGGGAGCCTATTCATATTGTACGAGAATATTATTTTACCGATGGTAGAAAATTGTTGGGAAACAAAAGAGGTAAGCGACTTTTCTTAGACTATCTTTTAAAGTTTAACAGCAAAAATTTAGCAATAGTAGAAGCTAAAAAGTTGGATGATCATCCTACTAAAGGTTTGCAACAAGCCTTGGAATATGCCGAAAAACTAAAGATCAACTTTGTATATGCAACTAATGGGAAGCGTATTTACGAGTTTGATAGACGCTCTGGAAAAGGAGATTATATTGAGAACTTCCCTACCCCCCAATCTCTTTATGACAGACTTTTTAGAAAGAAAAATAAACTCAAAGAGAAACTTCATAATGTTCCATTCTTATTAACCGGAAATTTTGCACCACGATACTATCAGGAAATTGCGGTCAATAAAGTTATGGAACATATTGCCGATGGAGATAAGCGTATGTTATTAACGCTAGCTACTGGAACGGGTAAAACATTTATTTCCTTTCAAATTGTACATAAATTATTACAGACAAAATGGAATTTGGATGGAGATGATAGAAGACCTCGAGTTTTATTTTTAGCTGATCGAAATGTTCTTGCAGACCAGGCGATTAACACGTTTAATCCCTATGAAAATGATGTGATCAAAATTGATGGGGAAGAAATAAGAAAACGAAATGGCGTTGTTCCTACCAATGCTTTTATATTCTTTGCGATTTATCAGGCTATTGCAGAACGGGAAGATATTGGTGGATACTACAAGGAATACCCGGAAGATTTCTTCGATTTAATTGTAATTGATGAATGTCATAGAGGAAGTGCAAATGAAGAAGGATCTTGGCGAGCTATTTTAGATCATTTTAGTCCAGCAGTACATTTAGGCCTAACCGCTACACCAAAACGTGATGATAACGTAGACACCTACAAATATTTTGGAAAGCCTATTTATGAATATTCCCTAAAGGAAGGTATACAAGATGGATTTTTAACTCCCTACAAAGTTAAACGCATCACCACCAATATCGACGAATATATCCATACCAATGATAGCAAAGTCATTCAAGGGGAAGTAACGAAAGACAGGTATGAAATAAGCGATTATAACAAAAATATTACCATCAATCAGCGTACAGATTTAGAGGCTAAGATCATCTTAGAACAAATTGGTGAAATGGAGAAAAGTATAGTTTTTTGCTCCAATCAAGATCACGCCTTAGATTTAAGAGATTATATAAACAAGCATAAAAAAGTTTCAGATCCAAATTACTGTGTGCGTGTTACTAGCGATGAAGGTAAAAATGGTCGCGATTTTTTGGAAGCTTTTCAGGATAATGATAGAGATATACCAGTAATTTTAACTTCTTCAAAAATGTTGACCACAGGCGTTGATGCACGGAATGTTCGCAATGTGATCTTAACTGCTCCTATAGGTTCTATGGTAGAGTTTAAACAAATTATTGGAAGAGGCACCCGTATTTTTGAAGGAAAAGATTTCTTTACGATTATTGACTTTGTGGGAGCTACCAACCTGTTTTACGATGCTAATTGGGATGGCGAACCAGAAGACCCTGCAGATGGTGGCGAAGGTTATGGAAAGGAAAAACAAGAACGTAAAAAACGAATAAGATTAGAAGCAAAAGAAGATCAGGAAGATTACGAGCGAAAGGAAAAGCTCATTGTGGAGCTATCTAACGGTAGACAATTAAAAGTAACTGATATCGATGTGCGCTATATAGATGAAAACGGAAAGCCACTCACAGTAAGGGAGTTTTTGGAAAGATTGGTTGGAGAATTACCTGCCATCTATAAAGATGAAGCTCATTTGCGTAAAATTTGGTCTAACCCAGATACGCGTGCAGATTTACTAACAAAACTAGGTGATTTAGGTTTTGATAATGTGCAACTCAATGATTTGCGTGATATGATAGCTACTCCCGATTGTGACATTTTTGATGTGTTATCACATATTTCTTTTTCATCGGAATTAATGACACGTAAGCAACGCGTTAAATTTGTAAAAGACGATGTGCAATTTTTTGAAGTTTACAAAAACCTGGAAGCTAAAGATTTTTTAGAGTTTGTTCTCAAGCATTACGAAGAATATGGGATTGAAGAATTACAGCGCGATAAATTGGGTGATTTGGTAAAGCTAAAACTCGGCACCTCAAAAGATGCCAAAACAGCCTTTGGCGATATGAAAACACTTTTAGGCGCCTATTATAAATTACAAGAAAACATTTACAGAGCAGGATAA